In Pectobacterium actinidiae, the DNA window GAAAGAAATCGCAGAGAAAATGGTTGAAGGCCGTATGAAGAAATTCACCGGTGAAGTTTCTCTGACGGGTCAGCCTTTCGTTATGGATCCAGCCAAGTCTGTTGGTCAACTGCTGAAAGAGCACAACGCTGACGTGACTAACTTCATCCGTTTCGAAGTGGGTGAAGGCATTGAGAAAGTTGAGACTGACTTTGCTGCTGAAGTTGCAGCAATGAGTAAGCAGTCTTAATAACAAAAAAAGAGCCGCCAGTTGGCGGTTCCTTTTTATCCAGCCCAAAGAGTTTTAGTTCGCTTGGTTTCCTGTATTCAGATAGGAGCCGAGTGGAACAGTTTTGATTTTTACAACCCCTCAATACGACGACAGCCTGTAGGATAAGAACACCATGGCAACCAATGCAAAACCCGTCTATCAACGAATCCTGCTGAAGCTCAGTGGCGAAGCTTTACAGGGAACTGAAGGTTTTGGTATCGATGCGAGCATTCTGGATCGCATGGCTCAGGAAGTGAAAGAACTGGTTGAGTTAGGCATTCAGGTCGGTGTAGTTATCGGCGGTGGTAACCTGTTTCGTGGCGCGGGTCTGGCTAAAGCGGGTATGAACCGCGTTGTGGGCGACCACATGGGAATGCTGGCGACCGTCATGAATGGTCTGGCAATGCGTGATGCGTTGCACCGTGCCTATGTGAACGCTCGCCTGATGTCTGCTATTCCGCTGAATGGCGTCTGTGATAACTACAGCTGGGCAGAGGCGATTAGCCTGCTGCGTAATAACCGCGTAGTGATTTTCTCCGCCGGAACAGGCAACCCTTTCTTCACCACAGATTCTGCGGCTTGCCTACGCGGCATTGAGATTGAAGCGGATGTCGTATTGAAAGCGACAAAAGTC includes these proteins:
- the pyrH gene encoding UMP kinase; protein product: MATNAKPVYQRILLKLSGEALQGTEGFGIDASILDRMAQEVKELVELGIQVGVVIGGGNLFRGAGLAKAGMNRVVGDHMGMLATVMNGLAMRDALHRAYVNARLMSAIPLNGVCDNYSWAEAISLLRNNRVVIFSAGTGNPFFTTDSAACLRGIEIEADVVLKATKVDGVYSADPVKDPTATMYETLTYQDVLERELKVMDLAAFTLARDHNLPIRVFNMNKPGALRRVVMGEKEGTLISQ